Sequence from the Nilaparvata lugens isolate BPH chromosome 10, ASM1435652v1, whole genome shotgun sequence genome:
ACATACCAGTACTAATTATAGCCTGATTATTATATCTAGGCTATGTGGAATATTCCAagaatttttatatgtttaaaaaGAGCTTTCAAATTGTTTGCATGAGTTTCAGAAATTGTTTGCAGGTAGATAGCCTACATAGCTTCTAAGACTGAATATatgaaataattaaggactgtgTGGATCTTCGTCCTTGGTGAAATTTCATGTGAGACCATGCTGCTTATCAAGCATGATTCATGCTTATTATAACATGTTTCTCAATTTCACATTGAATAGTAGGGCAAAGCCTGTTATTCTTGCCCAATCATTCCATGATTATGTGTTTATGCTATtgattataaatgaatgaatttaattgACTATCTGAATTGACAAATGAAATTTGCTTATCACAAAATGAGattgataaaaaatacatttacataagaaaaatgaatatacgatattaattcaaaaaatgaaagTGTGAATAGGAGGACTATTTAGAGACATTGCGAAAAATTTCCTTTGCTTCAGAATCCACACTTTTTCTCATCTGTATGATATTCAAAATCTTAAcagtataattattcaataacacgataattttgataaaatgatatAACCTAACTTGTGAAAGTCCTTGAATGAGTCTCAGAGCGCACACGACTGGCCAATCAAAGAGCTCGGCACATTTCGGGATGAGCAGAGACGCGCAGGAGCCGACGAAAATAGCAGTTGTCAGCACTGGTTTGGGGCCGAATTTGCGCGCCAAAATTCCGGCGGGAATCTGCAGCACAAAGTAGCCCCAGAAGAACGCGCTCAGCACTTTGCTTTTCGTTTTCAAGTCCCATGAAAATTcctgaaatattaaaaaaatataatttattctagtaTTTTTAAACGTGCTCAATAAAAAAGATCATTAATACAGTAGCCTACTCATACATTTGCTCATAGACATACATACTGATATGAGTAGCCTACTTCGTGATAAAAAGTCATGTATGTAATACAATAGGTAGggtatataatttataatgtagCGTACATGTATGATAAATATATTGTTTAATTTTCATTACAGAGCTTATTGTAATGTGAGAAATACTGAATGCCGTATACCAATACTGAGCTCAACCATATTAAACAGCTACACAACAGTAGGATCATgtcatattttataatttcgtCTTTTGtctttatagtttatattattgTCTATCTTTACTAGATAAGGCATCATAATACTAggaatgtttatttatttatttatgaaaacatggaagcatacaggatttctcccaaaaattgcttccataacaacaTATTACGATAATTCATTATACATAGTAAgagtacaaaaaaataatattaaaaataaaattgaattgcagtaaaaattgaataggtACTACTGTACAACTACTACACCACAACAGATGCAAAGAGTGGTGAACTCATATGATTTTtatacaaaagaaaaatatatataaaatactgaaaataatatagaatacaAAGTTCATCACTACAAGTATATGTTATGTATTATAGTGCAGTCTTCAGTCTTCTCACGATGAAATGTATTAATCTATCCTATCCGATTTGCAAAATACATGGCTGGTACAGGTTTTGATGAGTACGTTTTATCTCAATATGACAATATTGAAGTATGAATATAGCCTACAGCAAAGTCTACATACATCAATTATTTGGATATTGATAATAATCTTATCaactatattaaaaataataatttcataaactCATTTTCTCTTCCTGTTTCGAAAGAATGAAATCGTTTTCTTCATCCTCAAAATGGATCCAAATAATAATTAGGATTTATGATGATGCCATGagttctttctcttcctctcttgtAAACTCCTACTCTCTTCTAATTCTCTCTCGTTCTTCAATCACATATATGACGAcaaaatattatacattttttatgaggatgttgcccacatgagctctaggctttgCTTGCATAATGAGATGATTATGAGGGATGaaagatgagtggacctacagatTTAGGTAGGCTTTGAACCACtgggaaaacatttttaaacttataaaaataatattttgaggaAATACTTACAGGGTAGTCGGTATTTGCTGAAAAGCGATCAGTCATCGCGACAATGGCCACAGTGATGTCCAGGCGAACCATGAACGCCACACTGAAGCATGCAAAAAGCAGCAAATATTGTCCCTGTCgcttttcaaacatttttcgCTGTAGAAAAAATAACAGTAAACCATTAATTATATTACTGTTATATTGACTAATAATATAACTGTTATATTGACTgaattttactcttatattgaatgaaaatgtcaatgataattattgtttctattgtaaaaaatgtattgatatctAATTTTGTTATAATACATTGTTCTTCATTATTGTTCTGCATCTTGTATCCAAGAACTAATCTAAACTAATCTGAACTTATCTTCAACCTAATCTGAATTGATAATAGGATTAATAAATCATTCcctagaaaatatattataatatggtgaggtccacgttataatggcagtgtgtgattagcaatggtattgctatccttgtcttacattcaacaaagcggatggcgctatctctttctcgttttgctctgttgccagatcgtcttttaacaatgtagaattaataattaacaaaatagtcCATCTTATTTAAttgtgtaaattcattatggaattattaaaaatgtaatttattggttgataaaatataattgattattttgaacttgaatgaacagataattttacatcaataaacctgtatctgctaccatagagaaaggataagcgATAAACCTATTTGTTTGTCTCTGCTGCTAGGTTCCGTCTGTAGAAGGAATTGAACAAGACAggggttcggcaacgtttttatcctatatctttctccactgtcatttggtagagagttagtggggaggatatttttaatattctttccgaagaatggacattgatatgtccaaagctccgccaatttatgtagatgcataacaatataattatctatagttattatattacaaattactttttcatatcatatacagttcaataattattttcttagtctatattatgtaaattcatctataattttgctgtattgtaagctattgtatataagtgtataagccagtatatattgtaatctacataaataaagtactcaatcaatcaatcaattataacgtggacctcactttaattttgtattgaaGGTAGAACAAAACTTTCATCAGCTTTTGAGTCTGAATTGTATTTTATCATCAGTCGGGCAAGCGAGGGTATCTTTATTACTGTAGATTTTATTTAAATCTCTTAAATATTCTTTTGATAAAACATTGATGATATTCGTAGTTTAATTCTGTAATTATTCCATAAATGAAAACATAATTTGAATCACTAATTTGGACTTTTGATCTAATTGACCTTTTGGTCCAATCTGATCCTCAGAGTTCCAGAATATCCTTAATATCCTAGTGCTCCAATAAAGACAGAGTGCTTTTCTGTTTCTGGAACATTTTCAAAAGGTCAAGTAGGCCTTCTTAAATTCTCTTTCAATGACCATCATTTTTCAAACACCAATCTTATTGATATACAATTCAATCTAAtcctcaaataaaataaaatcaatcagaATTAGGCTTACATGTttgtaacaatattattctgaTGATTAATGAGTAAGTGGAAGTAAACattagtaggcctattattggacacaatataattattttataataattgtatatgaaatataaaatttattagttAATAATGATAGCACATAACAGTaatcaaactattttgaaagaaaattctTACCTTATTACAACAGAAATAGATCAAGATCAACCAGCAATGCGTTTCTAGAATCGTTTTGCTTCAAAGTGCAAATTATTCAAGAGCAAGTTTATCTCATTTATGACTGTGTCTGTGATACCATTACAAAAGAATATTATCTACAAAATATGAGTTGTACTCTAGAAAGCTGGAAACCTACCTCTCTCAAACAATAACAGGTTTTGGCATTGAGAGTCACAAATTGTATTACATTCCGAATAACAAGAGTTAGATGATGTAACAGTACATCGCCGCTCTAAAGTATTCACTTATCTGTCACATTTATAAATACCCTAGAGCAATAAAACCACTAATAAAGTATAGTACTTTAGAAAGATTTGTAAATTTGAAGATGAAACCTGCTGGCGTTATATAGGCCTACAAATAGATTGAGCTTGAGATACAGTACATTTATTGCTGTAATATCCTATTAATGCTTTCGTATACTTATAGATAGCATCTgccattaatttattcatggtCACTaagttttttgtgtgtttttcatttttcaattctctGTGACACTGttataaattaatcaatacatcTTTTATTATCTAAAACATAATAATGTTACAAAGTCATTTACAATAGCCTACCGATATACTAAGAACAACTAATTACGCGACAGTAAGAATACAGTTGAAGTATTACAGTTTTGCTGTGGTATTCTTAAgaaaaacacaaatagaaattgtcaaccactttctATTGTTATACATTTATGACAGAACCTGGTTTCGTGGCTTCACCAAGTTCTTTCATAAACATATATGATAACAAAGTGTTTGACAATTACTATTTGTGTTTCTTATCAAGGTTGAAGTATTGTGAAAATGTTGCAGGATTTGGAAAAACATAATAGGCCTATGAAGGATAGCGAGTGATtggattattataaatattgataaattatcatgAGTTGCTATcgagaattattgaattgttatcACAATTTCTTTACATTTTCCTGTAAGGGTTTGTTTTGATTCATCAGTAGCCTACTATTATTGgagaaatattaaattgaaaaattatctatTGTTTATTACCTATATACTCCATTAGTGCACTAGTGAATATTGCATCATCTATATTAGGGTAAGAATAATGAagttatttgaatttatagCTCCATCCcattatttgaaaacaaatcTTTTCAATCTTTATTACTGTCAAACATGTCTGTTGAGCCAGAAGAATAAGCGTGTCAGATGAGATTaagaaatagaaaatgtatACGGTACGGATTGTTCCCTAATCGCTGATCTTTAAATCCAAAGATAACATTATATAGTTATTTTTACATGGAGTCATATACTGTACACTAGGATTTCTTTGATACCAGTACGATAACCGACTCTTCTGATTCTTGTGTAGACAATAGTTATTCTACTTGatgttaattttttctattgtcaTTACttctccaataattatttttctcgaaaatatCAAACTTAATCAACATGAATTTGTTTTCACAATTTACTTTTCAAGGAATAAAAAAAATGcatgataaaatatattaataaataatttatttacaaaaaatattcagcCATCACTTTGAGAGTTCCATTTTTGAATCTTTGTAGaaccaaaaaccaaaaataCAGCATTGCTGATGATTAAGACTAATGCACATGCGTAGAAGATAATTGCCCATTCGTCAGcatttttctgtgaaaattcaaaaataaattattagaaaaatcgAAATAATCAAGACttgatatttttagattttcaaaCATTATAGTAACTGCATGCAGAAAGAACTTATTTTTGAATCGTTAGGCTATTTTTGCCACCACAGTACAAATTTAAAAGACTTGGAAGAAAAACTCGTCAGGGAAATAAtcgatcaataaattaataactatAACGGCGGTAATGATGGCGGACTTCCGCCAAGCATTTGATAGCATCAAAAGAGACAGAATGATGAATGTGCTAAATGAGATGGGAATCTCAAGAAAGTTGACTAGTCTCATAAAGATGACAATGTATGGTACGACAGCGCAAGTTAAAATAGGAAACAAACTGAGTCGCTCATTCAATGTTACAACCGGTGTAAGACAAGGTGACGCACTGTCAGCAACCCTCTTCAATTTGATGGTTGAAACAATACTTCAGAAGATAGGTACAAGTAACACAATACTTAACAGAACAAGTCAAATACTGGCCTATAGCAAGGAATCACGATAAGTTGAAAGAGATTTTCAGCACGATGAAAGAGGAAGCATGAGAGCTGGGTCTGGAAATTAATATTGGAAAGACTAAGTATATGAGAATGTCTGCAAATGAAAGAAGAAGGCACGTAGACAACTTGATACTATCAGATGATTGCAGCATTGAAGGTGTCAGCGAGTTTAAGTATCTTGGAGTTACACTGACAGCCGACAATAAGACTAGCCAAGAAATTTCTAGCAGAATTATGATGGGCAATCGAGCGTATTTTGCAAATCAAAGGATTTTTAAGAGTAGAATAGTATCAAGAACAACTAAAGTGGAAATGTACAAGACGTTAGTACGACCGGTTGTGACATATGGAGCAGAGACATGGACATTGCTGAGCAGGGATGAAAGAGCACTGAAGTCATTCGAGAGAAAGATGTATCGAAGGATCTGGGGACCACTATGTGATGGAGGGGTTTGGAGAACCAGACATAACAGCGAAATCGATGAGGCTATAGGGGAAGGAAATATTGTAAGATTTATTAAGGCAAGAAGGATGGAATGGCTTGGACATGTGGTGAGAATGAATATGGAAAGGACACAACTTAGACTGCTGGATGGACGAATGATGGGgacgagaaagagaggaagaccgAGAACGAGATGGATAAATGATGTGATAGGTGATCTGCGTGTGCTGGGCGTATCCAACAACTGGCGGCAAAGATCCCAGAGAAGAGACGATTGGAGGCAttgtgttgaggaggccaaggtccacccaggactgtagagccaaCTAAAGTGAAGTAAGTAAGTAACGGTAacgaattaaattattatttcagttaAGAAACCTTGTATTCCTTACATTATAAGAATGGACTTATGAGTGGAGAACACTTTCTTTCCACTCATATTCAGTAATCCGTCCTTCTACTTTTACTATTGTAAGTTGATTCTGTATCAATAATcttactgtaataataatattatgttcctGCGAATTGTTGTCATAAGAAAAATCGAATTTCTCTTTGTCAAAGTATTTATCTATGAGATTTTCCTTTGTGAGATTTAGGAGGTAAGACTTTGCTGAATCTGTAGAATGcgcaaaataatatttaaaaagaaGCTGCATATTAAACACAAAAAAGAGGAAGATCAATAATTAGAGCGAGGTCAGATGAGAGTTTTTCAGAGTTGCCAAAAAAGcactccgattggctgattctcgaTCAGCCATTTTCCAGAATCAGTTGATTACCGAACATCAACCCAATCCGCCaatcctgccctgccgactatTTTAACGCCTGGAGGGCGTCACCCTAAGGTGGGAGGATTaagtgagagacgatctccaaaaaatgtAATGTGTAGAGGGTGGAGACGAATGGCAGAGGAGAGaggagagctgtagtggaggcggtGAAATTGGACTGTGGTGCTaaaaaagaattggcttatacacgtttggaataggaaattcacaaatgacgcaaaatcacgtctgaactattgactgattaacttgaaattttgcatgtagacTCTCAATTTActaaggatggttataggcttatttttaattcttcatgatttcattacgccaagttttcagtttgtcaagtttttaattagacccttgcggagcacgggttacctactagttttcaataaaaaacaattatcaaaattcaaccaatgctgatagATTGAAGTAAATAATATAGAAAGGATTCGAACCATACAGAAAGGATTCGATTGGAGAGTCGAAACAAAAAGCATGAATATTTATATAGGCCTAATGATGTATCGTAACCttgtatttcaaaattcaatgataTAGAAAATACGCTGCAGACCAAAACTTTCATAGAcgaaattaaatgtgaaatttcacatttcaaatttcactttcatatgaaaattaaatatcTTATACATTTCACctcaatatggagaaattccacaacataTCTGTGTCTATAGTGTCGGTTAAAACACAGATGTAAAAGATGTGTTTACTTGGTCTATGCTTAAACATGaaacataaataatttattatagaaaaatccAGAAATCACCTCATCTTTGATGACAAATCCAGCAAACAAGGGAGCAAGTGTAGACGCCACGTTGGATGCACAGTTAGTGAGACCCATGAGAATACCGGCGAAGTTAGGAGATAAATCCATGGGATTGGagataacccggcttttttgcaaccggcactaagtacctgattgaatgatcacaaaagttcaacagctgagtcataattttgacacagtcccacacttatgaactcgctcactcacttccatcaccaaaagacgacgaaataattattatcagctgtttttccaaggatgaataataatttattatccttttaatgtctttcagcgagttttcccagggatggaacctagtgcaatcgaatctttatattataaacctactatgttctgaatttcggtggatacaaacatataaacatctaaacatccaaacatctaaacataatataaacagaagttgctcgtttaatagtaggcctataggaTAATAAATACCGTGTAGGAGAGATAAAATGATGCATTTCTTATTACTGCTGTGAATGAATTTCTATtcttatgaaaatattgaattctaaaataattttcttacatCAAACTAAATTCAGGAAGAGAAGTTTTGGGCTGACCTAGTAATGAGAATCTTAATTTTTGCGATTATTATTGATACAGAAGTGTTATTACTCACCGACAGAGTTCCATAGTTTCCTGTTGGCATTGATAGTTAGCAGTTTCTTCCTGAGAATTGTGTCTGAGATAGCTCCAAATACCAGAGCCATGACAAACATTGAAAGATGTGGTAGAGTTGAGAAGTAGGAGTTCTGAAATATAACGAGAAACTTACTACCAGCTTACTAGgtatttattgtaaagtagtttatatcaaatgataaaatattaatttctttaATCAACTCGGATGTATGTTTTTATCATCTTCCTCCTACCTATCACATGTTAATAACGTCATGAATAAAGTCTAGGTCtcagtaataaaaaataaacagagGCGTCCTCAATCAACAATTACAACCTTAAAGTGCTCATAGAATAAATTAGGA
This genomic interval carries:
- the LOC120353236 gene encoding putative inorganic phosphate cotransporter, with amino-acid sequence MDLSPNFAGILMGLTNCASNVASTLAPLFAGFVIKDEKNADEWAIIFYACALVLIISNAVFLVFGSTKIQKWNSQSDG